The following proteins are encoded in a genomic region of Populus trichocarpa isolate Nisqually-1 chromosome 13, P.trichocarpa_v4.1, whole genome shotgun sequence:
- the LOC7465621 gene encoding cytochrome P450 89A2, with protein MEIWLLVLISLSLCAFLKALFNHVFLSQTHNLPPAPFTFPVIGNILWIRKSTSELERAIRSLNQKLGPMVTLHMGSRPAIFIADRSLAYIALIQKGAVFANRPPAPATSRVLGSNQHNINSSFYGPTWRLLRRNLTSEILHPSRVKTFGHARKWVLNILMNQFKLLSKSGDPVRVVDHFQYAMFCLLVFMCFGDKLEEKQIQEVEQVQRRMVVNISRFNILNFWPSLSKIVLRKRWAEFLQLHKDREDVILSLIRERKKLKEQRLRKLNMEENKDEYVLSYVDTLLDLQLPDENRKLNDLEIVSLCNEFLNGGTDTTTTALQWIMANLVKHPQIQEKLLLEIKEVVGEGEEVVKEDDLQKMPYLKAIILEGLRRHPPARMVLPHAVTEDTVLGGFLVPKNGTVNFLVADIGWDSKAWEDPMAFKPERFLNSEREAFDITGSREIKMMPFGAGRRICPGYGLAMLHLEYFVANLILNFEWKAVDGDDIDLSEKQELTIVMKNPLRAHLSRRVAS; from the coding sequence ATGGAGATATGGCTCCTCGTTctcatctctctctcactctgtGCCTTCCTTAAAGCCCTCTTTAACCATGTTTTTCTTTCCCAAACTCACAACCTCCCTCCAGCCCCCTTCACCTTCCCTGTTATTGGCAACATCTTATGGATCCGTAAATCCACCTCCGAGCTGGAGCGTGCCATCCGCTCCCTCAACCAAAAGCTAGGCCCGATGGTCACCCTCCACATGGGCTCTCGCCCCGCCATCTTTATAGCTGATCGCTCCCTTGCTTACATTGCTTTGATCCAGAAAGGGGCAGTTTTTGCTAACCGCCCACCTGCTCCTGCTACAAGCAGAGTGCTTGGCAGCAATCAGCATAACATCAACTCTTCATTCTACGGTCCTACTTGGCGCCTCCTCCGTCGAAACCTGACATCAGAAATCCTCCATCCTTCGCGGGTTAAGACGTTTGGTCATGCTCGTAAATGGGTGTTGAATATCTTGATGAACCAATTTAAGTTGTTGTCCAAGTCTGGGGACCCTGTTCGTGTAGTTGATCATTTTCAGTATGCTATGTTTTGTCTGTTAGTGTTCATGTGTTTCGGTGACAAATTAGAGGAGAAACAGATTCAAGAGGTCGAACAAGTTCAGCGTCGCATGGTGGTAAATATAAGTAGATTCAATATACTTAATTTCTGGCCAAGTTTGAGCAAGATAGTGCTTCGTAAACGATGGGCAGAGTTCTTGCAGCTTCACAAGGACCGAGAAGATGTAATCCTTTCATTgataagagaaagaaagaagttgaaggAACAGAGgttgagaaaattaaatatgGAGGAGAATAAGGATGAGTATGTCTTGTCTTATGTTGATACGCTGCTGGATCTGCAACTTCCTGATGAGAATCGAAAGCTGAATGACCTCGAAATTGTTAGTTTATGCAACGAGTTCCTTAATGGCGGCACGGATACTACCACAACAGCCTTGCAGTGGATCATGGCAAATCTGGTTAAGCATCCACAAATTCAGGAGAAGCTGCTCCTGGAAATCAAAGAGGTTGTTGGAGAAGGAGAGGAAGTGGTTAAAGAAGACGATTTACAAAAGATGCCTTATCTAAAAGCAATAATTTTAGAAGGGTTAAGGAGGCACCCGCCTGCACGTATGGTGTTGCCACATGCTGTGACTGAAGATACGGTGCTGGGTGGATTCTTGGTTCCTAAAAATGGGACTGTAAACTTCTTGGTTGCTGATATAGGTTGGGATTCGAAGGCGTGGGAGGATCCCATGGCATTCAAGCCTGAAAGGTTTCTGAATAGTGAAAGGGAAGCATTTGATATAACAGGAAGTAGAGAGATTAAGATGATGCCTTTTGGAGCTGGAAGGAGAATTTGCCCTGGTTATGGTTTAGCAATGCTTCATTTGGAATATTTTGTGGCtaatttgatcttgaattttgAGTGGAAGGCTGTGGATGGAGATGATATTGATTTGTCTGAGAAGCAAGAACTTACCATTGTAATGAAGAATCCACTGCGCGCCCACTTATCTCGCAGAGTTGCAAGTTGA
- the LOC7465622 gene encoding cytochrome P450 89A2, whose translation MVTLHMGSRPAIFIADRSLAYIALIQKGAVFANRPPAPATSRVLGSNQHNISSSFYGPTWRLLRRTLTSEILHPSRVKRFGHARKWVLNILMNQFKLLSKSGDPVCVVDHLQYAMFCLLVFMCFGDKLEVKQIQEIEQVQRRMVVKLSRFNILNFWPSLSKIVLRKQWAEFLQLRKDQEDVILPLIRARKKLKEQRLRKLNMEENKDDYVLSYVDTLLDLQLPDEKRKLNDLEIVSLCNEFLNGGTDTTTTALQWILANLVKHPQIQEKLLLEIKEVVGEGEEVVKEDDLQKMPYLKAIILEGLRRHPPARMVLPHAVTEDTVLGGFLVPKNGTVNFMVADIGWDSKAWEDPMAFKPERFLNSEREAFDITGSREIKMMPFGAGRRICPGYGLAMLHLEYFVANLVLNFEWKAVDGDDIDLSEKQELTIVMKNPLRAHLSRRVAS comes from the coding sequence ATGGTCACCCTCCACATGGGCTCTCGCCCCGCCATCTTTATAGCTGATCGCTCCCTTGCTTACATTGCTTTGATCCAGAAAGGGGCAGTTTTTGCTAACCGCCCACCTGCTCCTGCTACAAGCAGAGTGCTTGGCAGCAATCAGCATAACATCAGCTCTTCATTCTACGGTCCTACTTGGCGCCTCCTCCGTCGAACCCTCACATCAGAAATCCTCCATCCTTCGCGGGTTAAGAGGTTTGGTCATGCTCGTAAATGGGTGTTGAATATCTTGATGAACCAATTTAAGTTGTTGTCCAAATCTGGGGACCCTGTTTGTGTAGTTGATCATTTACAGTATGCTATGTTTTGTCTGTTAGTGTTCATGTGTTTTGGTGACAAATTAGAGGTGAAACAGATTCAAGAGATCGAACAAGTTCAGCGTCGCATGGTGGTGAAACTAAGTAGATTCAATATACTTAATTTCTGGCCAAGTTTGAGCAAGATAGTGCTTCGTAAGCAATGGGCAGAGTTCTTGCAGCTTCGTAAGGACCAAGAAGATGTAATCCTTCCATTGATAAGAGCAAGAAAGAAGTTGAAGGAACAGAGgttgagaaaattaaatatgGAGGAGAATAAGGATGATTATGTCTTGTCTTATGTTGATACGCTGCTGGATCTGCAACTTCCTGATGAGAAACGAAAGCTTAATGACCTCGAAATTGTTAGTTTATGCAACGAGTTCCTTAATGGCGGCACGGATACTACCACAACAGCCTTGCAGTGGATCTTGGCAAATCTGGTTAAGCATCCACAGATTCAGGAGAAGCTGCTCCTGGAAATCAAAGAGGTTGTTGGAGAAGGAGAGGAAGTGGTTAAAGAAGACGATTTACAAAAGATGCCTTATCTAAAAGCAATAATTTTAGAAGGGTTAAGGAGGCACCCGCCTGCACGTATGGTGTTGCCACATGCTGTGACTGAAGATACGGTGCTGGGTGGATTCTTGGTTCCTAAAAATGGGACTGTAAATTTCATGGTAGCTGATATAGGTTGGGATTCGAAGGCGTGGGAGGATCCCATGGCATTCAAGCCTGAAAGGTTTCTGAATAGTGAAAGGGAAGCATTTGATATAACAGGAAGTAGAGAGATTAAGATGATGCCTTTTGGAGCTGGAAGGAGAATTTGCCCTGGTTATGGTTTAGCAATGCTTCATTTGGAATATTTTGTGGCTAATTTGGTCTTGAATTTTGAGTGGAAGGCTGTGGATGGAGATGATATTGATTTGTCTGAGAAGCAAGAACTTACCATTGTAATGAAGAATCCACTGCGCGCCCACCTATCTCGCAGAGTTGCAAGTTGA